The genomic DNA TCAGCTCCTTCTCGCGGGCGCCGACCAGCTCCCTGCCGTGCAGCCGCACCGAGCCGGTGACGCGGGCCCCGCGCGGCAGCAGGCCCATCACGGCTGCCGAGGTGACCGACTTGCCGGAGCCGGACTCGCCGACGATGCCGAGGACCTCGCCGGGGCGCACCTCGTAGCCGACCCCCCGCACGGCGTGCACGTCGCCGAACCAGACGTTGAGGTCGCGCACCTCCAGGACGGGCGCGGTCCGGAGGGCCTCGGTGGCCGGCGCGGTGGTCATCGCGCCCTCGTGGCGGCGGGGTCGAACGCGTCGCGCAGGGCGTCGCCGACGAGGTTGACCGCGAGCACGGTGACCACCAGCAGCCCGGCCACGAACCAGAACGTCCACGGCGCGTAGACGGCGGTCCTGGCGCCGTCGGCGATCAGCGTGCCGAACGACACGTCGGGCGGCTGGATGCCGAACCCGAAGTACGACAGCGACGTCTCGGTGAGGATGGCCGCGCTGACGTTGAGGGTGGCGTCGACGACGAGCAGCGACGACAGGTTGGGCAGCACGTGCCTGAAGATGATCGTCACCGGCGGGACGCCCATGAACCGGGCGGCCTGGATGAACTCGCGCTGCTTGAGCGAGATCGTCATCCCTCTGACGATCTTGGAGGTGACCATCCACAGGAACAGCGCCAGCATGACCACGAACAGCACCCACGCCCCCGACCCGAACAGCGGCGACATGATCGCCAGGATGAGGAACGCGGGCAGCACCAGGAGCAGGTCGGTGAGCCAGGTCAGCGCCCGGTCGGTCCAGCCGAGGAAGTAGCCGGCGAAGGCGCCCACCAGGGCGGCCAGCGCGGTGGACACCAGCGACGCGAGCAGGCCGACGACCAGCGACTTCTGCATGCCCCGCAGGGTCACCGCGAAGACGTCGGCGCCGGTCTGCAGGGTGCCGAGCCAGTGGGCGGCCGACGGCGGCTGCAGGAAGGCGGTGAAGTCGCGATCGGTGTAGGACCAAGGGCTGACCAGCGGGCCGGCGAAGGCGAGCAGGAAGAGCAGGCCGAGCGTGGCCAGCCCGACGCGCCCGCGCGGGACCGCCAGGAAGCGACGGGCCACCACCCGGCCCCTGGAGGGCGGCGGGGGCTCCGGGCCGCTACGGGTCAGGTCCTCGGCCAGTTCCTCGTCGGACAGCGTCATCCGGCCCTCACCCGCGGGTCGAGCGCGGCGTGCAGCAGGTCGGCGGCCAGCGCCGCGCACAG from Nonomuraea muscovyensis includes the following:
- a CDS encoding ABC transporter permease — translated: MTLSDEELAEDLTRSGPEPPPPSRGRVVARRFLAVPRGRVGLATLGLLFLLAFAGPLVSPWSYTDRDFTAFLQPPSAAHWLGTLQTGADVFAVTLRGMQKSLVVGLLASLVSTALAALVGAFAGYFLGWTDRALTWLTDLLLVLPAFLILAIMSPLFGSGAWVLFVVMLALFLWMVTSKIVRGMTISLKQREFIQAARFMGVPPVTIIFRHVLPNLSSLLVVDATLNVSAAILTETSLSYFGFGIQPPDVSFGTLIADGARTAVYAPWTFWFVAGLLVVTVLAVNLVGDALRDAFDPAATRAR